The sequence ggagcttgccaaacactggaaacaactagctgaccagttccatggcctagCTCCAATTAAGTtctgtgaactggcatttgaatacgcagagaaaaacaatatccctgtccctgccaattggacagagaaacaatgtgcaggtaagctagggtgtgcaagagatcacatgaatcataataatcataaatgtgcttaattgaccaatccccatgattctgttactagtccgatattagtggttgtcaatctagctgtcgggattttaactattacaacatttgttgttatggtagttttaaagtggaaaaagtaagtggacgactttaccccgtagctggcgtaaagtgggacacaaaaccacttttttaaaacaatcatattttcactcccctttgtcctgaagacattctgatcatttccatttctagaaaacatcctgaattaatgggaaatgtgtacattttacagatatatcattttagggagcaaatgtaaaaagtgTCCCACactaccccgctctcccctatgtCATGTAAGGGAAACAGGAGctcattaaatatattaaacaatGTTTTCAGTGAAATTCTCTAATTGTTTTGGATTCTGTACCCTTAGGCCTGTAATGCATCATAATGTCCGCTACAACTGCAGGGTTCTGTTCCTTAACAGGTATTGCAGCAGTCcgctgtccacacacacacacacacacacacacacacacacacacacacacacacacacacacacacacacacaaacacacatacccacacacaaacatgttcatatattaatatttaaatacatataccACATACAGGctcatatatacatatattgatgTTGAGATTCAtatgatatttgtgtgtgtgtgtgggtgtgtgtgggtgtgtgtgggtgtgtgtgggtatgtgggtgtgtgtgtatttcttacATTGTGTAGAAAGATACTGCTGATCAGACCTAAAATACTGATGGCCAACTACGGGAACTACAGAGAGATACGCTGGTTCTCACCTTGGAATCAGTTAAGGTTTGTATTTACTTAGAAGTCACTGATGTTTTAAAGTCTTTTATAACCACTTATTATTGTTATGTCTCTATCTTTATGAGAATACAAACTGTAAGAAAGCCATTTTTAATGAATTCTGTAATTGGCTGTTCATTTGTTTGGTATACGAATTGGAAAAGACGCAGTTTCAGTTATTAAACCCTTGAATTTTATCCGTCTTCAGTAGCTGAACAACCTTAATCAAACAAGTTTTCAGTAAATCATGAAAGGGGACAGAAATGTCATATTGCACTTTCAAAAAGTTGGAGGAAGTTGAAGAGACAGATTGTGTAACTGTGTGCAGCAGAGGTCAACATATCCTGGCATTTGATTCCTGGTATAAGTCAACCTGCAAAAATCACAGAATCTTGTATTAGCATCATGAAGCAGGATTGCACTTGTTTTTgattgtctttttgtttgtatccTTAAGGAAAGTGGAGGAATATTTCCTGCCCAGAATGATCCAGGAGGTAACAGGGCAGGTAAAACAAAACTTTGtcattattgtgtgtttttaaaaagtgctgtgcaaataaatcattattCTGTGTTTTGCTTATCATCTGAAGGAGGACACAGACCACATACTCTGATACACTGACTGATTTTAGTGTACAGTCTTTTTTGTCTTCATCAGGAGACAGTCCCATTTGGTGAGTGTGTGCTCTCCACAAAGGACACCTGTATTGGCACTGAAATGTGTGCAGAGCTCTGGAGCCCCAGAAGGTAGAGCAACAGAGGGTTGTGTCGGTAGATATCTGCGTAATGTCAAAAGTGCTTGAAACTCATCAGACGGAatgctttctcttttccttaGCCCTCATATTGGGATGGGTCTCGATGGCGTTGAGATCTTTACCAATTCGTCTGCTAGCCACCATGAGCTGCGCAAGGCTGATCAAAGAGTCACCCTGGTCAAGTCAGCCACCACCAAGGTATGTTTAAACCAGGAGCAGAGATGGTTTCATCTGTTCATGTAGAAAGATACATGTTGGAGCTTATACTTGGTCCAGATGCATGTTCTTCCAGAAAAAAACTACAACAGGGTTTAGAACATAGTTGCAATGTTAATCCGAGCAAGCAATTACATATATTCTACCATCACTTTCGCcaagacaaatgtgtttttgtccaaAATAGAGATCACCAGAGGGCAGTGTTGTACCACAAATGTAGAACATATAAACACCAtaacagttggttatcattcaGGTAGCTGCTCAGCTCAACCCGCCTCTGTACCACTCATCTTTGTCACAGATCCTCCGTATGTCAGTCAGCTTCTCCCTGTGGCAGCTCTTTCACTGATTGGTACACGGCCACAGTACCCATGTTATCATGTTAGAGCGGCTGCACTGTGTGTGAGCCTCATGTCTCAGGTGTAAAAGCCTCCTTGGCCTTCTAGAGAGTCAGGGTCTTGCCTATTTACTTTACGTGCCAAATTTGGTTCACATCCAAAAAGACAGGGAAAAAGATTTTTCTCCACAGTTGCAATATTTGTATCGCTCAGTTGTGTGGCAAACATAAATGTTACTATGCTTTCTGTACCCATTTCAAAGTAACAGCACTAATCAAcatttctgttgactgaatccacaaatttgtgtctgttgtttcagaGTGGAGGTATCTACCTGTATGCCAACCAGAGGGGCTGTGATGGAGACCGTGTCTACTATGATGGCTGTGCTATGGTGGCCATCAACGGAGACATTGTGGCACAGGGAGCCCAGTTCTCCCTGGACGATGTGGTATGTGTGGGCCATTAAGTGAGTCGGACCCAGCTCAAAATGCTCTAATGTGACATTACTGTAAAAGCCgataaaatgacaaacaatgTGTCCAGCTTTCCTGTGTGCACAGGGGAATTGGATATGTGTTACTGGGCAGGTGATCTGTGTAAGAGCTGTCAGACAGCATTCATGAGCCTAAAGATAAACAtaagtgtttatatatatatataatgtgtgtgtgtgcgtgtgtgtgtgtgtgtgcgtgtgtgcgtgtgtgtgtgtgtgtgtgtgtgtgtgtaggaggtgATCATAGCCACAGTTGACCTTGAAGATGTGCGGAGCTACAGAGGAGAAATATGCCAGCCACACATGGTGAGACAGCACCAGCTTCCAGCCATTTTAGAGCATAAAGTTGCCAATATTATGGCTTATTACTGATTCTACATTCTTACTTATTGTTGCTTTTCATAATATCTGAAGTATAAGACTGCATAACAATTACTGATTGATAGTTTGGGTGTTTCACATTAGAGCGTGTCACATTAGTGCCTCCCTGTTTTCTCTTACTTCTCTGCTGTAGGAAAGTGAACACAAACCCTACCACAGGGTCAAAGTTGACTTCTCCTTATCTACTGATAATGATCTCTACCTCCCTACCCACCAACCATTCAAATGGCACTTTCATACACCAGAAGAAGAGATCAGGTACATAATATGTATTATTCTTTGACAAAAATGGATAAGctttacaccttttaaaatAAGAGAATtgatctttatatatatatataagtccACTGTAAAGCAGGTGTCACCTGTGTTGTTCAGTTTAGGGCCGGCCTGCTGGCTCTGGGACTACCTGAGGAGGAGTGGACAGGTGAGGAAGAGCGCCCACTGAAAACAATGCTGCGTGGAAATAACATTGATGTTTGTGATAATGTGTCTTTCAGGCTGGTTTCTTGTTGCCTCTCAGTGGAGGTGTCGATAGCTCTTCCACTGCCTGTATTGTCCACTCtatgtgtgtgctgctgtgccAGGCTGTAGAGGACGGCAGTGAGTATAATTCAGTTTGTTTAATTCTAGACACAAACTCTGTGACCATTGATGTATCCCCCTAACAAGTATTGTGTGTATGTCCTTCACAAATATTTCAACAACTgtcgggcggctgtggctgagggatgGAGTGGTCGTCagccaacctgaaggttggcggttcgatccccagtctgacccatctgcatgccgaagtggccttgggcaagatgctgaaccctgaatcgCCCCCATAGAATactgctgggatagatgcactgtatgaatgtgtctgtgaaagggtgaatgtaaaactgtactgtaaagcgctttgagtggtcatcatcagactagaaaagcactatccATTTACCATATCCTACTGGTTGTTAACAACTACAGCGACCAACTGTTTAGAAATCTCAGCGCACCTTTTTAtccaaaaaaaaattatattttttaggggttttaaagatttacattttcattgtgaAGCTGAAAGCCTCTGAAAATTGTAAAAGTatcatgaaatgtataaaaccTGATGATGAGTTACATCAGCTAAAAACTGGAGATTTTAGTCTACTTTCCTTCTCCACTCCCTCTCCTGTctcagtttgtctttctgtttgtcagaCATGCAGGTACTTGAAGATATTCGAAGGGTGGTTGGGGATGATTCCTACTGCCCCCAACATGCAAAGGAAATATGTGGTCGCATCCTCAACACATGTTACATGGCCAGCAAGAACTCCTCTGAGGACACCTGCAACAGGGCCAAAGACCTGGCAAATCAGATCGGAAGGTAGTATTCGACAGGAGATTCATATGTGCTCTGTAAATTTAACAACAACCAGTAGGCACATTTTAGGCACATGACGGGGGATGCCATTTCTTTTAAACCAAAACGACCTCAAGATTTCATTGCGAGTATGTCAATTTTCATccctttttaattacatttttgcttTGCAGCACACACATGAATATTAACATCAACATGGCAGTGAAAGGCATTCTGGGAATCTTCTCTGCAGTCACTGGAAGGTGGCCTCAGTTTCGTGCCAATGGGGGAAGCCACAGAGAAAACCTGGCTCTGCAGAATGTGCAGGTCAGATGACCTctcacacagtttttttaaccGTCACACATGCGTTCTGACAGTTTAACCACAGTCTTCACACTGATGCATCAGTAACacaactgtttttgttttatcagcATTTCTCAGCACAGATGGACAGTTTTGACTTCGCTTcctctttgtgtgcgtgtgtgtgtgtgctttggaaTGTATGAGTGTCAttagtgtcctcactaagatagaagtacaaacatgtgtgtgtttgtatgttcatGTACCAGGCTCGTGTCAGGATGGTCCTGGCCTACCTCTTTGCCCAGCTGAGTCTATGGTCCAGGGGTAAGCCAGGTGGATTGCTGGTTCTGGGCTCAGCCAACGTAGATGAGAGGTATTACTGGAGCAATTAGCTGACCACAGACTGGCTGTtataaaaaacttaaaaagaaaaagcctgCATTGAAATTCTAATTGAAATCAGAAATTTAGGACCTAATTCTTCCTATGAGTCTGCTGCTACACTCATCTGTTAAGAAAAAAGCTGCAGAATACACTGGCCAGTACAATACTAACATTTTAATTAGGTGCCAAGTATCCTAATAGAAATTAATCTGGATATATGACTTTTGTCATAGCTCCAGTTGTTGGTAATGTAAAATGTCTGGAATGATGATGCAAACCTTTGGTATGGTCCTTTATGGAGGTTATTCACTTGTCTACTGGCATAATTGAAGCCACAAACTACTGAAATAGCCAATTCATTTAATCACTGTTTCTTGCTCAGCCTGACAGGCTATTTCACCAAGTATGACTGCTCCAGTGCTGACATCAACCCAATAGGAGGCATCAGCAAGACAGACCTGAAAGGCTTCCTGCTTCACTGTGTTGAGGAGTTCCAGCTCACTGCTCTCAGAGGGTAAGGGCTCTGCTGGGTGACATATATGTTTCTACTGTGAAAACCAAACCAGAAATGAGGACTTTAGGTCTGAGGCAGAAATTAGTTCCAGTAATGTAGCCAGATAAAACTTGTAAACTTTCTTGATGTGGACAAGAGATACACCAGCATTGATGGGTAATATGTCTCCAGCACCATGTGTTTAGGTTTCATGCAGCAGTCATTGTTTTAATGATGCTTTGTGTATACTACTAACCAGAATAGGACCACCTTGTATAGTTTTCATTTTATCAGGGGTTTTGGTTTTCTCTGCAGAATCCTTGCTGCTCCACCCACAGCTGAACTGGAGCCCCTCACAGATGGACAGGTGTCACAGACAGATGAGGTAGGACAGACTGTTGTCTACAGACTTACATCGTTCCCCTAATTATCCATTTTTACATAAACGTTACTAACTTGACTTCGCAAATTTCACTAGGTCCTGATTTGGTTTGAGGGTGGGAATATTGTTTCACCTGCAATACTTATACTCAAGCAATAATTGCACAAGAGTAATATATGGATAAGGCTAAATGGACGATAAAACATTTTGCCCTTCTACTATGTGATCTCCCTgaatatcataaaaaaacaagcatATAGGGCAAACTATCCCTTACCTTAAAGATGTGACCCagcattaaattattatttaatactGTCAGTTGAAGTTAAAGCTGGTCCTGGATGCTATTATATCAGGTTTCAGgtataacactaactttatacTTTTGATATTATCGCTTGACTCTGATAGcagaattacatttttcaaagttataacttgttttgtttgaaaatacaaacatacaatTAGCTCTTTGTACTTGTAGATGTATTTTGTATTAGTAAGCATTCACAATGAAATACTAGCCTGATATAATACTCTATGGTGTACAGGGTCAAATAAACCACCATGCAATAGATGAAGTATGCTTCTCCATCATTTCCATCTGTCCTCTTCATTGATCATCTTCTTGAAAGGATTTCAACCTTTTACCTTGACATGTAGCTTTGTTCTCTCTTTTAAGCCTCATTGGGTTATTGTTTCAAAATGAGTCCGCCAATCAATGGAACTACCGACTTAAACAGAGCAACAACAGTCATCATATCAGCTGATaatcatctgtttttttttaaccgtcTGAAATTAAGATCAAATTTCAGCTGGTAAATCTGCCACTATAATCATAGTTCATACTTGTTATTAAAATGATTCCCGAGAGATTGAAGAATTTTCTCATCCAATGGGCCTCTAGTTACAATCACCAATCGTTCACACatattcaattacattttatattggtctagcgccaaatcataacatatattatctcaaggcacttgaATAGTAAGGTTGAATCCttaaaaatgataaagaaaCCTAGAAGTTCCCATAATGAGCTCTGGCAACAGTATAGgtaaaaaactccctcattagcAGGAAGAAACCTCCgacagaaccagactcaatgtgggaaaaaaggggaagagaggcgttgtcgtttttttttatttaaaaggctTCACTGGTCTATGTCCAGCAGTTCAGAAACTCTTTGCATGGGCTCTTTAGGAAATTAGCATTTCctgtatttcctgttttctttcctctactCTAAACACTACGACTGCTCCCTCCTCAGGCAGATATGGGGATGACCTACTCAGAGTTATCTGTGATTGGGCGCCTGAGGAAGATCTCCAAGTGCGGCCCATTCAGCATGTTCTGTAAACTCATTCACACGTGGAAGAACTCTCTCTCACCAATGGAGGTCAGTCAGCCCCTTCGTCATTTGGAACATTTTCCTGCTTGTCCTCTGCTGTAGGACATTTTAATACCGTCAGAGGGATTTTGTGTATACATTCTTAAGTGTAAGGGTGTCTATGTTTACAACAAGCTCTCCCATGCAAAGGAAAACCAGATTTTCAATAAATCAGTAATAATATTTTGGCTTTTCACTTCTTAGTTCATTATCAAAGAATATATACACTAGCCTTCTTTCCTAATAGTCATGAATGTACAGAATAATAATGTATGTCTTAtcagtattatttatatattttgtgcaTTTAGCAGTGGCTAATAATAGTGaattgtatttctattttgatctgaaaataaaaaaaaggcataaaCGTATAATCTAAAATTGATCAGTAACAGCACTATTTTGTTGTCTTTCTCCAGGTAGCCCAGAAGGTGAAGCACTTCTTCAGGATGTACTCAATGAACCGCCACAAGATGACCACGGTGACACCATCTTACCATGCAGAGAGCTACAGTCCGGATGACAACCGCTTTGACCTCCGACCTTTCCTCTATAACACACGCTGGCCCTGGCAGTTCAGGTGCATCGACAACCAGGTAGACAATAGTGCAGAAACTTTGCTTCACTTCATTTTCCTATACAAAGGTTGGCTAAATTGAACTAAGTAAAAAGAGTAAGACGATGATTATAAacataaagggaaaaaaaatatctttaagaagcttttttcattttcttgctTACAGGTGTCTCAGATGGCCGAAAATACCCCAAAGCAATAACAGCCTGAGGTTCGGACTGACTAGCGAAGATCCATCCAGTGTCTTTTCTTGTGATTGTCTACAACCTTTCTTCAAGTCATGATTAAAAATCTGTACAATTGTGACAGTTGACTACATGTTCATTAGATATCACTAGTCTTAAAAGTTGTAAGGAAACAATTGTGCAATTAAATAGACCTTACCTTTTATTCGTCCTAgcttaaattttttttttctatcaaatCTATTTAAAACCCTAAGGTGATGATGCCCGTCTTACTTAATCCACTGTTAGGGTTTTCAGAGTTTTCTAAAGTGTAATCACAAAGTATATTTCTAATAAATATTGCACAAATATATCTTCATATATGTGTTCAATGTCTTGTATTATAAACAGGACACACTGTCAAAGCCATGGTTGTTTATTTAACCACAGATTGTGATACATCAATAGAAGGGGTAAATGGTTCGTATTTATATCAAGGCTGTAATCATTAAGTGAACTTTGCGGAGGAGACCCAAATCTCAAAGTCATTACTAACACGCAAGATAATTTTGTATGTATTGTATGTGCTAACACAATAGGGCcacaatgtttaatattttatcgtattcttttttaaacaatgaACAGGAATATATGCTTTTCTATAGATCTATGAAGGCCAGTACAGTTAGTTTAGCAAAAGGTTTAGCAAATTGGTATTGATTAACCCTACACTAATCTTCCCTTAGAAAGCATCCTTAACCCTTCAAAGTTCCATAGTGACTATTCCAGGTGGAGCTTTAGGTGTAGCCTAATCACTGATGCAATAATCTACCTCTATCCCCTAAATCCATTTGATGTGGTGCTGCTGCATGAGACTGGGTCTATTGTTACCTGTGGAAATATTACAATTAATTAGAGCATGTAGCACACTGCTGTTAAAGTGTAGTgtattaaaactaaaaaatacCGATAgtaaatctacttaagtaatgTACCGATACATGAAAAACTGTACTTCATTAAATCCCACCACTCTCTGTGAACCTTAGGTCTACGGTTTCACTTTCTGTACAGGTCGCTCTGCCTGCTCACTGCTCTCTGCAGACGCATGTCAGGTTCCTGTGCTgtcagctggagctgcagcgtCGAGCTGTAGGTGGAGTTTGTGTTCCTGTGTAAAGTGACACTGGAGACTaggaggggagggggcagcGAGCAGCTACTTCCTAAACCCAATCCGAATGCTCTGAACCAGGTTTGTTATGTTGTCGGACACAACTTCCACATTGTACCGTCAGTGACTGAAAAGACGGAGCGAAGCCTGCTGCTTCACTCTTACCTGCGGAGCCTTCAGGAGGCCATAGCTGCTCATTTCCTGGATGGAGACGGACAGTCTGGTGACCGGGTCTGTGAACGGAGCCGGGGCAGACTATGGCTCCTCTTCGGGCTCTGAGCACGGAGGTGCCCCGGGCAGTAGACGGATGTCGTACTCTGCCATCGGGGAGGCGTGTAGCGTTGACAGGGGTGCAGGTGAGTGGAGGGGAAATACGTGCTGACAGGTCACTGTTTATATAACTCTTAGTGAAACTACTTTATTAGCGGCTGCTGGTTAGATGTGACATCACATTTAGATAAATTAACATGCATACCAAACAAACATCCATGTACGTTAAGCTGCTTCTTTCTGACAACAGATACTGTACATGTTTAGCCTTGAATAGGAAGTCACATGCGAGACATTTGTGAGAagtcaacaacaataataaccaTGCTTGACTAAGTGTCACCATGGATGAGAAGTGTCAGCGTCGTCTCAAGCAAAAATCGGTCACTTCCCAGCCTGTTCGTGGATTTGTCCGCAACACATCCATTCTTAAGTACTCAGGTGTGGTGACTGAGGAGAGGGTTGACGTTCACTGAACTCATTGTCATGTTGGTGGTCGAGTGCTTTGGGACGTAATGATTATCATGGTGGAAGTGGAGAGATTATAGAGCGGCCATAAAGAGATGCATGTAGTATTATCTCCCACCCTTCCTATCTGCTAAGGTCATACTAATATTGATCCTCATTACCTATCTGCCTCTCATTATTCTTCAAATAATCAAGGAAAAACGAATGAAGGGATTTCCCAAGCATTGAATTAATTTTGGTTCTGAATACAAAACAGGTAAAACTGCTGTATACATTTTTGGGGCCCtttggtttaaataaaaaaagacccAGTATCTTCATATTTTTGGTTTGAAATGAAGAATTCAATAACCATTCATTCAGTCCAGCAACCCATCAGTAGACACGACATGTCATGTTTCTACTGTTCAACCCCAGATGTAATTACTTTCAGATTATAAAAGACCGGAAAATACAGCAAATCTTTTCATCAATTGTTTAAGATGTAGACAGTTCAGGCTTTATTCAAATAATTACATGAAACACAACCTTCACATGGaagtttttaatatttagtCCAAAACAAAGTATTGGTGGTAGATTCCTACTTATATTCCCTTTGTCACTATTAATGCTGATTACCTCAATTTTAAGTTGCTTCACACAAGTCaatgtaaatgtatgtattctgaGATGAGTGACCGATGGAACATGACTTGAAAGATTTTCTGCTCTGTAAGTGTACATTTTTTAGGTAAAACTGAATGAAATCAGGCTGGCAAACTGTTACTTTAGATTAGGTTCATGTAAACCAGGGTCCTGAGTCCAGATTTCCAAATAACAGTGCAGGGCAGGCAGACATGCCAACGTCTTCCAAAGCTTCAAACCAGGTTTCCAACAGTAGCGAGGGGGGATGTGTACATTGTTGTACTTGACTTCCGGCTTTATTTTTGTTACCAGGTTCCCCTTTGACTTCAGGTTCAAACTGAAATGATGGCAATTATTCACTCTAGCTCTTTCACTGTGACCCCCAAATCCTCCGACTCTCCTCTCATCAAGTGATAAGACTCCACTCTGTGGTGTGACTCTGCTGTTGGAAGGAGCACACAGAGATTTTAAGactacacaaaataaaatagatattGTAACCAGGGAGCAACTTATGTCCTAGGTGTGTGCCTTAACACTGTGTAAAACTCTGATGACACTGACTACTATGGCAACCCTAACATGCAGCTTAAAACTTATTACTCTCCAACTCGGATGTAATAAGACATTGTATCTTGTGAACATTGATTGTAGGTAACTTTTACAAATTGTAAGGGATTTTActaatatttttattgttaacaGCATAAGATTAATTTTACACTTAACCATGTCATTCTAGTTGAGATGAGGCAGAAGTTTTTAGTTTTCCATGTGGTTCACACTAGTTCTTCCGTTGGTATGTGTGTTATAGTGATTCAGCAGTGTTGCCCTGTCAGTATCTCCCACAACCGTCATGACACATCCTGCTGTGAAGCCATCAGCACTAAAAGGGTGTGAGTGCTCGGCCACAACTGAGTCATCATGTCTGTATCTGTAACTGCTTGGTGGAAAGTCCCTGAACTCAATCATCGGACAGCTGTAGAACATGCTTGTACTGTATGATAGACATAAGTCAGAGTCTCTCATAAACACATTAGGTCAGTGTTGATAGCATCTGTGGCCACTCTCAGCTTTTCCAAATtttaaaatagttaaaaaatgtcCATAGGCTATCGGTATTGTGCTCACTGATattttttgaaaacaacaacatttttccATCAAATAATCCAGTTCTGAACAACTGTTAGAGCCCTGGGTCAAATAAGATTAAATGCCTGCCTGACATATACAAGCGCATGGTGCACAGGTAGGAGGTTGGTCTTAAATTTATGATTACATTTTGCAGATGCCCCAGAATCCACTTCTCTGTCTTCCTTCTTctcagaccaacacacacacacacacacacacacacacacacacagctgtggctgaggggtagagtggtcgtcctccaacctgaaggtcgtcagttcgatccccagtctagtcccatctgcatgccgaagtgtccttgggaaagatgctgaaccccgaatggccccccatagagtaacaaagtgctgcgaatagatgctctgtatgaatgtgtgtgtgaatcggtgaatgtaaaactgtactgtaaagagctttgagtggtcatcaagtctagaaaagcgctatataaatacaaaaccatttaccatttacacacacatatacacacacacacaaatgtggcTTAAGATGTCGAACTCCTCACATTGCTCATTTCCCTGAGGGTTCAGCAATTTATGTTTAACCTTGAATGGAAGCGTCATTGAATCATCAGTGCCTCAAACTAACCTATTCTAACAAACTAACTAATTTTATCGAGTGAAATGATAACATCTTCAGtatgttgtgtttcttctgtcTGGTGCTCCCCTAGTGTTATATATGATGAAGCTGTCAGCCTGTATTTTTTTGGGTTGTAAACCATGCCCTCAACACAGTACTAAGGCGGATCCCAGTTCATGTTTTCCTAGTTTTGCCTCAAGTAATATAAACAAACCTTTAGCTCAGCTCCCAGTCCAACCAGTTTGTCAGACATCCTCATCTTTCCTGTTCCTGTTGTCTTTGTTAGTCTGGCTCTGATCCATACAGGATCCTTGTATAGTTATTCACAGTGATGATACGCTTGGTGATCCAGGACACGTAACTTCACATTGCTCAGAGCACCTGTGGTATATGTAGAGGTCTTAGTTTGTATGTTTCTGAGACGAAGGAACATTTCAGATGGTCCTGTTATACTCTTTTTTGTCATTGTCCACAGAGGATGACAAGCTCTACACCCAACAAGCTGTTGTCTTCATTGAGGATGCCATACAAGTAAGTGCAAGGAATTTCCCCACCTAATTCTGTTAAGTGCAAGGAATTTCCCCACCTAATTCTGTTAAGgtaaataataagaaaaggtAAATTAACCTGTAAATTAACCTGCAAAGGCAGAAGGCAGTATAATATTTGGGTAGGACTCGACCATGGAGACTCTTTTTTATGTCCTGTGTAATTTTGTTGAATTTGGTTGAAGTTGAAATGTTTAtctaattttgtatttttctggcTAAGAATTGTAAAAGTAAGACGCAAATTATCCTCCAGCGTTTTATAACAGGACACCTCAGCCAGTATTTTATGACACTGTGCTGGGGAAGCACAGTGGGAGGTTCTCTcatgtgcagagaacctcccactgTGCACGTGTAAAAAGCAAACTGTGGATAACGTCTTGAGAATCAAAGACGAAATGATTGCATTTCGCTAGTTGAAGGTCAAAGCTCAAtatcacagtgacctcatgttctcGTGAAAGGTATACATCATGAACACCAATCAGGAATCTCATTACATCTGTATAAACATACTGTACACATTGATTCAAGTATCAGTGATCAAAGGTCACATTCACCTCATATTATTGGAAATGCAATATGTCTGGAACACCTGGATGGACTGAAGCATTGGCTAAAGGACACATAAAACCACAGGACGGTAACTTTAGTTGTCCTCCAAAATTAAACACTAGATTCAGTCACACTAGCTTGAGTGTCTCT comes from Platichthys flesus chromosome 1, fPlaFle2.1, whole genome shotgun sequence and encodes:
- the nadsyn1 gene encoding glutamine-dependent NAD(+) synthetase isoform X1, with product MGRKVTVATCSLNQWALDFEGNLERILKSIEIAKNRGAKYRLGPELEICGYGCADHFYESDTLLHSFQVLRKLLESPITQDIICDVGMPVMHHNVRYNCRVLFLNRKILLIRPKILMANYGNYREIRWFSPWNQLRKVEEYFLPRMIQEVTGQETVPFGECVLSTKDTCIGTEMCAELWSPRSPHIGMGLDGVEIFTNSSASHHELRKADQRVTLVKSATTKSGGIYLYANQRGCDGDRVYYDGCAMVAINGDIVAQGAQFSLDDVEVIIATVDLEDVRSYRGEICQPHMESEHKPYHRVKVDFSLSTDNDLYLPTHQPFKWHFHTPEEEISLGPACWLWDYLRRSGQAGFLLPLSGGVDSSSTACIVHSMCVLLCQAVEDGNMQVLEDIRRVVGDDSYCPQHAKEICGRILNTCYMASKNSSEDTCNRAKDLANQIGSTHMNININMAVKGILGIFSAVTGRWPQFRANGGSHRENLALQNVQARVRMVLAYLFAQLSLWSRGKPGGLLVLGSANVDESLTGYFTKYDCSSADINPIGGISKTDLKGFLLHCVEEFQLTALRGILAAPPTAELEPLTDGQVSQTDEADMGMTYSELSVIGRLRKISKCGPFSMFCKLIHTWKNSLSPMEVAQKVKHFFRMYSMNRHKMTTVTPSYHAESYSPDDNRFDLRPFLYNTRWPWQFRCIDNQVSQMAENTPKQ
- the nadsyn1 gene encoding glutamine-dependent NAD(+) synthetase isoform X2 translates to MGRKVTVATCSLNQWALDFEGNLERILKSIEIAKNRGAKYRLGPELEICGYGCADHFYESDTLLHSFQVLRKLLESPITQDIICDVGMPVMHHNVRYNCRVLFLNRKILLIRPKILMANYGNYREIRWFSPWNQLRKVEEYFLPRMIQEVTGQETVPFGECVLSTKDTCIGTEMCAELWSPRSPHIGMGLDGVEIFTNSSASHHELRKADQRVTLVKSATTKSGGIYLYANQRGCDGDRVYYDGCAMVAINGDIVAQGAQFSLDDVEVIIATVDLEDVRSYRGEICQPHMESEHKPYHRVKVDFSLSTDNDLYLPTHQPFKWHFHTPEEEISLGPACWLWDYLRRSGQAGFLLPLSGGVDSSSTACIVHSMCVLLCQAVEDGNMQVLEDIRRVVGDDSYCPQHAKEICGRILNTCYMASKNSSEDTCNRAKDLANQIGSTHMNININMAVKGILGIFSAVTGRWPQFRANGGSHRENLALQNVQARVRMVLAYLFAQLSLWSRGKPGGLLVLGSANVDESLTGYFTKYDCSSADINPIGGISKTDLKGFLLHCVEEFQLTALRGILAAPPTAELEPLTDGQVSQTDEADMGMTYSELSVIGRLRKISKCGPFSMFCKLIHTWKNSLSPMEPRR